The stretch of DNA TTCAGTTACAAGTATTTGAATTGTGAAATATTCAGTCCGGTTGCGCTGTTTTCAGTTACAATTATTTAGTTACAAAATATTAAGTCTATCGTTGCTTCGATATGAAGTTAATGATTGAGTTATTCCAAGCTCTTTTTTTATGTACTCTAGTTTGACTCGAGATCTCAATAGTAGAGAGTTGAATAGTTGATTATGTTGTCCCTTCTGCTTAAACCATCAACTTCTTGTTGGTGTAAGAGTTAACTTCGAAACATAGCATGTGACCTGGATTGTAGCCTTATAGGGGTTGTGTTTGTTCTTTTCTGTCTTGTTATTTTTTCAAATTATGTTTAATCATGCAATGATGCAAATTATTGCAGCATCTTTTTTACTTCCACCGAAATAGTTCATTAATATTTGATGACTTGACCACATGTCTTCAAGTCATACTGAAAGACCAAAAAGTGGTGAATGATTAACTTTGACTAGGGCATGCCTGTAATATCTTAGTGGCTAAGGCTCACCTAATTGTGGTGAGACTTTCTGCAAACGTATGTGCAAGTGCAACCTTGAGCAGAGCATTGAATTATAGCACTATGAATGAATTAACCTGGTTCTAATAACTTTGACTTATAGTTCTGATAACTAAGGCCTGCTTGTAATGTCTTAGTGACTAAGGCTCACCTAATTGTGGTGAGACTTTCTGCAAACGTATGTGCAAGTGCAACCTTGAGCAGAGCATTGAATTATAGCACTATGAATGGATTAACCTGGTTCTGAGAACTTTGACTTATAGCTATGATACTTCTGCAAAAAAATGTTTGTTTTGTTTTACTGCAAGGAACTGATAACTTTTCTTAATGGTACACTTCTTCTAGGGTGGAGAAACAGAGGATAGATCAAAGTCAAATACTGACCTTGGACAGTGTCAGAACTTCGTTGATTAGACTAGAAGACAGCATCATATTCGGTCTCTTGGAGAGAGCACAGTATTGTTATAATGCTGATACATATGATAGCAATTCTTTCCATGTGGATGGATTTGGCGGCTCTTTGGTTGAATTCATGGTTAGAGAAACTGAAAAGCTACATGCAAAGGTGGAGCATCCTTGCAATTAGAAATATAATTGATTACGGCATTGCCTAGAAAATACATATGCTGATCTTTCTTATGTAGGTTGGGAGATACAAGAGCCCAGATGAGCACCCATTCTTTCCAGAAGATCTGCCTGAGACACTGTTGCCGCCTATCCAGTATCCAACGGTAATGCAAATTTCAAGTTTTCTTGGGTGTCAAATGCTTCCCTTGTAGGCCTGTAGATATTTTTTGTCAATGTAGGAAAACATGGTCCTGGAATTGCCAACTAACATATTCAGGGTTTTGACATCGGTGCATGAACGATTGAACAATACCGTGCTTCTGTTTTCCATTGTTACTTGTTAGCAACTAGCATTCATTTCAGTTTCATTAAAAGCTCTGACTATCCATCTGGAGCCTGAAACATCTGTCAATATTGATTGTGGAATATTATCATCTATTGAAAGACTCGTATTTCTAGTAGATCACTGTGTTTTTCTTGTTGATGCAATTTTGGATGGATTCTTATGTTGTCTTTATTATTTTCATAGGTTCTGCATCCTATTGCTGATTCCATTAATATCAACAAAGAGATTTGGAAAATGTACTTTGATGAAGTTCTTCCAAGGCTAGTGAAAGAAGGAAGTGATGGAAATTCTGGATCCAGTGCTCTTTGCGACACGACCTGCTTGCAGGTACTACACTAGATCAATACTGCTGGTCTTTGAGCCGGACAGCTAATTGTTGCAAATCATTTTTACTATGCCATAACATTCATTCACTGAAAATAAGCCTTGTTATTACCATTGTTTGCAAGATTTTGTACTGTCGTAATTTTATTATATGTCAGTTCCATATGACTAAGCTGAGGTTCACTAGAGGTTCCTGCAACTAAGCATTTCTTTGGGAAGTACATTTTGCTCATCTGTCTTTTCCACCACTGTTCTGTAATTCAGGCACTCTCTAAGAGAATCCACTATGGAAAGTTTGTGGCAGAGGCCAAGTTTCAAGAGTCCCCTGAAGATTACACTCCTGCAATAAAAGCTCAGGTCAGTGCTCTATGTTACAATGAGGGGTAACACTGTCATACTTCTCTTCCGCTTACATTGTTTCAAATGGACTGCAATTTGATCCCATTGTGGAAACAACCAATTTGTCGGGCGGCCATTGCAGGACGGCGCTCAACTAATGCAGCTCCTCACCTACGAGACGGTCGAGCGTGCGATCGAACATCGGGTGGAAACCAAGGCCAAGATATTTGGACAGGAGGTGAACATAGGAGCTGAAGCTAAGGGCATGGCGCCTGTGTACAAGATCAGGCCCAGCCTGGTCGCTGGACTGTACAGCAATAGGATCATGCCGCTGACCAAGGACGTCCAGGTAGCATACTTGCTAAGGAGGCTGGACTGAGCGCTGACAAATGTGCAGCGCAGTGCCTGCTCCATCATCCGATTTTCTTGCGTCATCAAAGAATAAACGGGGCAGGGAACGGCCATAGGCATATTCATATTGGGACTCAACTTGGAGGAACATATTTGAGACGTTTATTGTTTCACCTATATAGATTTTTGTATCACAAGAGCAAGAGGAGCCACCGTGTGGTGGGACTGTGGCACATGATCATTTCTATTGCTGTTGGTGTTTTGCAAAGCTTTGAATCTTAGAGCAGCTCTAGCTGATTCTGTAAAACCTCAGCCTGTATAATGGTTTTAAGGACGATCGGTCAAGTTTGTAGAGAGGTTGGCGGCAAAATCAgtttttttttttcatttttgagGTGAGCAAAATCAAATTCAGCATAACATGTTCTGCCTACTTTGCCTGCGGTGTGGGACCCACCTGGTGGGGGTTAGAGAGCTGGGCGGCAGCACAAGCGAGCATGGAGGTTTTACGGAGTGTTTGTGACTTGTTAACATTTTTGCTCTAAGTTGTCTTTGTGACTCTAAATATGTAGGCCGGAGGTGGAGGCATATGGAACACCCTCCAAAATATATAGCAATGAAGATGTATCTAGTGAATCCCATAGGGCTGATTTTTGCAGTATGCGCTCAGTTCTCCATATAAGCGGTTATTATCAAGTATCGAGTCTGGGTAATTTCAAGAAATCTGTTCTTTTAAGGGAATTTTGGGGAATATGCTAGTTTTTCTAGGACTTCCGTGTGTTTCATCAATCACAAATATAGTGATGCGCCCACACACGGAACCGACCAGAAAGACCAAGGAAGAACATGTGTTTGCAGAATTTTGCGCAAAACCTctccaagaaaataaaattacattcAAGACCATAGAATTTTCGGCAACTGCCATCATCACCGATAACCATCGTCAAATTCGAAGGAAAACCATAGCCTCGAAGGGCGTTGTGAGCCGATGAAGAAGCCTGTCGAGCGTAAGGCCTTTATCGTTGTGGCGTGTCGGCGGGGGATCATCCCCATCCTCCTCAAATTCTGGAGGTAATGTTAGCCGTCGATGTCGCCGAGGTCGAGCACCAGATCCACCGCAATCAAGCCTAGTGTGGATTATTAAACATCAAATCTTCGAGTTTTGGCACAACATCGGTCCTATATGTGCTTCTTTGGAACCGATGCACGGAGGAGGCTGTTTATCTCCAACCAggtgcgcggggggggggggggggggggggggggggatatgcTAGCGTTGCTCTTGCAGATGCTGCAATCGTTTTTTAATTTAAAAAAGCAACACCTTTACTTATTAGAAACAATGGTTACATCGTCTATAAGAAGAGGTACAATATTTATCATACACTCCTTGAACCACTCCCTTGTCATTGAACATTTTATTGGTCTAGCAAGCTCATGAGCTACTTTATTTGCTCCCTATTACAACATTCAAAACTAGCAAGAGAAAAATCAAAAAGCCATGAAAATAGCAATCATCAAAAACTGTCACCGCTGCTCTTGCAGAATGTCCTCCATTCTTCATTGTGTCAATGACTTCCATGTTATTAGAGTAAATAACGAGACTATTGCAGCCCGCATTTTGTTTCAACAATAAACCAAACCTAAGCACTAATACTTCTGCTGTCAGAACATCAGTGCACCACTCAAAATTTCAATTTGCGCCAACAATGGAATTTTCTTTGTCATCCCTGAGGACAGCACCCGCTGTGCCCCTTAGCGGATCATGATTAAAAAAAGGCATCCACATTTAGCCTAACAAATCCCATAGGAGGTCTACTCCATCCTTCAATTTTTCTACTTGCATTAGGTGAGTGAGCATTTACATAGTTTGCTGTTATAGCACGGATCCTCATGAACATTTGGTACGTCTCTTGAGACTTTCCCTCATGAAGCAGCTTACGTTTATTCGCGATCAGCTCCCGTGCATTCTGGACGCCAAATATAGACAGAGGCCTAGAGCAAATGTTTTTCGGTTATGCTCTCTTTTTTAGAAGAAAAAAGCCTTCCGTTGCTTCACAAACATCGCAGTCAAACATCGCAGGGGGTGTCATATCCGGCAGCTACGGCCTACGGCCATGTCCATTCCACCGGCTCCTCTTCATCCTCTGAAAAAGAAAACGGTGGAATTTTTACTAAAAGGCCCCGCCTAGCAGTCACCGCAGAGTCCACTTTACCGGAGGCGCTCCAGCTATGTCTCCGCTGCCGCGTCGTGCGCCATGCGCTCTCACCGCGCAGGGCGGTGTACCCCGCGGCCGCAACACACGCGTGTAATGTGCCATATGTTTGTTACCGCGTGCTCGCCGCTTGTTCGAATTCCCGGCCCGGTCCACGCGGCTCCATAAATACCCTCCCGGCTTCACGCATTCCACCCCTTCCTCCTCCTCAGCCTCCACCGATCTCCAAAAAATGGCCGCGCCCAATCTCCCCCTCTTCCTCCCCGTGGCGTTCCTCCTCCTCGCGGCGGCGCCGGCC from Triticum urartu cultivar G1812 chromosome 3, Tu2.1, whole genome shotgun sequence encodes:
- the LOC125544865 gene encoding chorismate mutase 1, chloroplastic-like, yielding MEFKVASKAAALPAAWHGTSQGAQGRSSVAFGSAWRKASSRPARALFAATNNSAPVARVEKQRIDQSQILTLDSVRTSLIRLEDSIIFGLLERAQYCYNADTYDSNSFHVDGFGGSLVEFMVRETEKLHAKVGRYKSPDEHPFFPEDLPETLLPPIQYPTVLHPIADSININKEIWKMYFDEVLPRLVKEGSDGNSGSSALCDTTCLQALSKRIHYGKFVAEAKFQESPEDYTPAIKAQDGAQLMQLLTYETVERAIEHRVETKAKIFGQEVNIGAEAKGMAPVYKIRPSLVAGLYSNRIMPLTKDVQVAYLLRRLD